A stretch of Megalobrama amblycephala isolate DHTTF-2021 linkage group LG14, ASM1881202v1, whole genome shotgun sequence DNA encodes these proteins:
- the LOC125245077 gene encoding tripartite motif-containing protein 16-like, with translation MAEARFSQDEFLCPVCLDLLKDPVTTSCGHSYCKSCITDCWDQEDQMRVYSCPQCRQTFSPRPALAKNTMLAEVVEKLKKIKLPADCYAGAGDVQCDVCTGRKHKAVKSCLVCLESYCQTHFERHEDFHSRKPHKVTDATGRLQEMICQKHDKILEVFCRTDQKCICVLCMDEHKNHDTVSAAAQRTENQHQLKEMQRLFQQRIQQREKDLQQLREAVESHKRSAQTAVEDSERIFTELIRSIERSRSEATQRIRDQEKTAVSRAEGRLERLEQEINDLRRRDAELEQLSHTQDHIHFLQSFQSLSAPPESTDVNDDPFSSLSSFDVLRESVRQLRDKLEDFCKEELKKVSDRVTFTNIAPRTRNDFLQYSHQLTLDMNTAHKNLRLSERNRVITYTDTDQPYPDHPDRFDYYLEVLCRESVSGRCYWEIKKSGNNVYISVSYKSISRKGRGNECRFGFNDQSWSLFCSSSSYSFIHNSIKTKLPVVSISSRIGVYVDHSAGTLSFYSVSDTMSLIHTVQTTFTQPLYPGFSVGSGSSVKLC, from the exons atggcagaagccagaTTTTCTCAGGATGAGTTCCTGTGtccagtgtgtctggatctcctgaaggatccagtgaccacttcctgtggacacagttactgtaagagCTGTATTACAGActgctgggatcaggaggatcagatgagagtctacagctgccctcagtgcagacagaccttcagtccaagacctgctttagctAAAAACACCATGTTGGCTGAagtggtggagaaactgaagaagattaaacttcctgctgactgttacgctggagctggagatgtgcagtgtgacgtctgtactggaagaaaacacaaagccgtcaagtcctgtctggtgtgtctgGAGTCTTACTGTCAAACTCATTTTGAACGTCATGAGGATTTTCACTCACGTAAGCCACATAAAGTGACTGAtgccactggacgactgcaggagatgatctgccaGAAACACGACAAGATCCTTGAGGTTTTCTGCCGCACTGATCAGAAGTGTATATGTGTGCTGTGTatggatgaacataaaaaccacgacactgtatcagctgcagcacagaggacagagaatCAG CACCAGCTGAAGGAGATGCAGAGGTTgttccagcagaggatccagcagagagagaaagatcttcagcagctgagagaggctgtggagtctcataag cgctctgcacagacagcagtggaggacagtgagaggatcttcactgagctcatccgctccattgagagaagccgctctgaggccacacagcggatcagagatcaggaaaagactgcagtgagtcgagctgaaggacgactggagcgactggagcaggagatcaatgatctgaggaggagagacgctgaactggagcagctttcacacacacaggatcacatccatttcctgcag agtttccagtctctctcagctcctcctgaatctacagacgtaaatgacgatcccttcagttctctctcctcttttgatGTCTTGAGAGAATCTGTCCGtcagctgagagacaaactggaggatttctgcaaagaggagctCAAGAAGGTCtctgacagag tCACTTTCACCAACATTGCTCCCAGGACCAGGAacgacttcctacaat attcccatcagctcACTCTGGATATGAACACAGCACATAAAAACCTccgtctgtctgagaggaacagagTGATTACTTACACTGACACAGAtcagccgtatcctgatcatccagacagatttgattatTATCTtgaggtgttgtgtagagagagtgtgagtggacgctgttactgggagattaaGAAGAGTGGGAATAATGTgtatatatcagtgtcatataagagcatcagcaggaagggacgGGGTAATGAGTGTCGGTTTGGAtttaatgatcagtcctggagtttgttctgctcttcctccagttACTCATTCATACACAATAGCATAAAAACTAAACTCCCTGTAGTGTCCATCAGcagtagaataggagtgtatgtggatcacagtgcaggaactctgtccttctacagtgtctctgacacaatgagcctcatccacacagtccagaccacattcactcaaccgctctatcctgggtttagtGTTGGTTctggatcatcagtgaaactgtgttga